One genomic region from Geothermobacter ehrlichii encodes:
- the truA gene encoding tRNA pseudouridine(38-40) synthase TruA, with product MTCIRLTLEYDGTDFAGWQVQPNGRTVQEELERALSRLLKEEVRVHASGRTDAGVHAREQVVHFHTGKKLPLKAYVEGLRALLPRDLAVVGASEAGEGFHARFSARGKWYRYRILRTGVPHPLQARYCWQLAGPLEVADMRRAAERFVGEHDFAAFCAAGSDVRTTVRRIDACELREDGDLLLFDVRGSGFLRNMVRIMVGTLVEIGQGKRQPESIDRLLASGRREDAGKTAPPQGLCLMRVFY from the coding sequence ATGACCTGCATCCGACTGACGCTCGAATATGACGGCACCGACTTCGCCGGCTGGCAGGTGCAACCGAACGGCCGGACGGTGCAGGAAGAACTGGAAAGGGCTCTGTCGCGTCTGCTCAAGGAGGAGGTTCGGGTGCATGCCTCCGGACGCACGGATGCCGGTGTGCACGCCCGGGAGCAGGTTGTGCATTTCCATACCGGGAAGAAGCTGCCGCTCAAGGCCTATGTCGAGGGACTGCGCGCCCTTCTCCCCCGTGATCTGGCAGTTGTCGGCGCCAGTGAGGCCGGGGAGGGTTTCCACGCCCGCTTTTCGGCGCGGGGCAAGTGGTACCGTTACCGGATTCTGCGGACCGGCGTGCCGCACCCCCTGCAGGCCCGGTATTGCTGGCAGCTGGCCGGACCGCTGGAGGTGGCGGATATGCGCCGGGCGGCGGAACGGTTTGTCGGCGAGCACGATTTCGCCGCTTTTTGCGCTGCGGGCTCCGATGTCCGGACCACGGTCCGCCGCATCGATGCCTGCGAGCTGCGCGAGGACGGCGACCTGCTTCTTTTCGATGTCAGGGGGAGCGGTTTTCTGCGCAACATGGTCCGTATCATGGTCGGCACCCTGGTCGAAATCGGCCAGGGGAAGCGGCAGCCGGAGTCGATCGACAGACTGCTTGCCTCGGGGCGGCGGGAAGACGCCGGCAAGACGGCTCCGCCCCAGGGCCTCTGTCTGATGCGGGTCTTCTACTGA
- a CDS encoding universal stress protein has product MCILVPIDFSVYSWESLRYAVGLQELVEPVLILLHVLPPLDDSLPLFAPDAPFLLDREKTAFDHLQKETAPHLPEGGGIEVRYRVATGVPFKEICRVAEEEKVEMIVIGTHGRTGLSHLLIGSTAERVVQHASCPVLSIRPKLI; this is encoded by the coding sequence ATGTGCATCCTGGTACCCATCGATTTCTCGGTCTACAGCTGGGAAAGTCTTCGCTATGCCGTCGGTCTGCAGGAGTTGGTCGAGCCGGTTCTGATTCTGCTGCATGTCCTGCCGCCGCTGGACGACAGTCTGCCCCTGTTCGCTCCTGACGCTCCGTTTCTGCTGGACCGTGAAAAGACGGCGTTCGACCACCTGCAGAAGGAAACGGCGCCGCATCTGCCGGAAGGCGGCGGCATCGAGGTCCGCTACCGGGTCGCCACCGGGGTACCTTTCAAGGAGATCTGCCGGGTCGCCGAGGAGGAAAAGGTCGAAATGATCGTCATCGGCACCCACGGCCGGACCGGTCTTTCCCACCTGTTGATCGGCAGTACCGCCGAACGTGTGGTGCAGCACGCGTCCTGTCCGGTTCTGAGCATTCGACCCAAGCTGATCTGA
- the rplM gene encoding 50S ribosomal protein L13 has translation MSTKAANPATVQKNWYVVDLEGKVLGRAAAQIARILRGKHKPIYTPHVDTGDFVIVLNADKVRLTGNKLAAKTYYRHSGYPGGLKEITAEKLLEKKPEELIKKAVKGMLPKNRLGRQMFRKLKVYTGAEHPHAAQQPKPLEIQD, from the coding sequence ATGAGCACCAAAGCTGCAAACCCTGCCACCGTGCAGAAGAACTGGTACGTTGTCGACCTCGAGGGGAAGGTTCTCGGTCGCGCCGCCGCGCAGATCGCGCGCATCCTGCGTGGCAAGCACAAGCCGATTTACACTCCGCATGTCGATACCGGCGATTTCGTCATCGTTCTCAATGCCGACAAGGTCCGGCTGACCGGGAACAAGCTTGCTGCCAAGACCTATTATCGTCACTCCGGCTATCCGGGCGGCCTGAAGGAGATCACTGCCGAGAAGCTGCTGGAGAAAAAGCCCGAGGAGCTGATCAAGAAGGCTGTCAAGGGAATGCTCCCCAAGAACAGGCTCGGTCGGCAGATGTTCCGCAAGCTGAAGGTCTATACCGGTGCCGAGCATCCGCACGCGGCCCAGCAGCCGAAACCCCTTGAGATTCAGGACTGA
- the rpsI gene encoding 30S ribosomal protein S9, whose amino-acid sequence MAEQKYYATGKRKSSVARVWIKPGTGVITVNKRDIDEYFGRETSKMIIRQPLELTNNLGKWDVWVNVCGGGASGQAGAIKHGITKALIEADSELRGVLKKAGFVTRDSRVKERKKYGRRGARRSFQFSKR is encoded by the coding sequence ATGGCCGAGCAGAAATACTATGCTACCGGGAAGAGGAAGAGTTCTGTCGCCCGGGTCTGGATCAAGCCGGGAACGGGAGTGATCACTGTCAACAAGCGGGACATCGACGAATACTTCGGTCGCGAAACCTCCAAGATGATCATTCGTCAGCCGCTGGAGTTGACCAACAACCTTGGCAAGTGGGATGTCTGGGTCAACGTCTGCGGCGGCGGCGCTTCCGGACAGGCAGGAGCCATCAAGCACGGCATCACCAAGGCGCTGATCGAGGCTGATTCCGAGTTGCGGGGTGTGCTGAAAAAAGCCGGTTTCGTAACACGCGACAGCCGCGTCAAAGAGAGAAAGAAGTACGGTCGCCGCGGCGCCCGACGGAGCTTCCAGTTCTCCAAACGTTAA
- the argC gene encoding N-acetyl-gamma-glutamyl-phosphate reductase, producing MKKRVAVLGGSGYTGVELLRLLASHPKVELVCVTSRQFAGQKVENVFPSLRGMCGLEFTDGEPADIAGDADVVFTALPHQAAMGVVPELLQAGLKVVDLSADYRLRDAAVYEEWYQPHSSPQLLKEAVYGLPELFRDDIRQARLVANPGCYPTSVALGLAPLLKDGLIAPDSLIIDSKSGTSGAGRSAKLDSLFCEVNEGFKAYGLPRHRHTPEIEQTLGQLAGQPVKVSFTPHLLPVNRGILSTLYATLLRPVSQPELDELYARFYQDEFFVRCTGGVLPNIRQVVGSNFCDVGAVVDGRTGRVVVVSVIDNLLKGAAGQAVQNFNLLLGLDETTGLEAVAVWP from the coding sequence ATGAAAAAACGCGTTGCCGTTCTCGGAGGTAGTGGTTACACGGGGGTCGAGTTGCTGCGTCTGCTCGCATCACACCCGAAGGTCGAACTGGTCTGCGTGACTTCCCGGCAGTTTGCCGGGCAGAAGGTGGAGAATGTCTTTCCGTCCCTGCGCGGCATGTGCGGACTCGAGTTTACCGACGGCGAACCCGCCGACATCGCCGGAGACGCCGATGTTGTCTTTACCGCCCTGCCGCATCAGGCCGCCATGGGGGTCGTTCCGGAACTGTTGCAGGCGGGACTGAAGGTGGTCGACCTGTCGGCCGATTACCGGCTGCGTGACGCCGCGGTCTACGAGGAGTGGTACCAGCCCCACAGCAGCCCGCAGCTGCTGAAAGAAGCGGTCTACGGCCTGCCCGAACTCTTTCGTGATGACATCCGGCAGGCGCGGCTTGTCGCCAATCCTGGCTGTTATCCGACCAGTGTCGCTCTCGGCCTGGCCCCGTTGCTGAAAGATGGTCTGATCGCCCCCGACAGCCTGATCATCGACAGCAAGTCGGGAACCAGCGGCGCCGGCCGCTCCGCCAAGCTCGACAGCCTCTTTTGCGAGGTCAACGAGGGATTCAAGGCCTACGGCCTGCCGCGGCATCGTCATACGCCGGAAATCGAGCAGACCCTCGGCCAGCTTGCCGGCCAGCCGGTCAAGGTCAGCTTCACGCCGCACCTGCTGCCGGTCAATCGTGGCATTCTGTCGACCCTTTACGCGACATTGCTCAGGCCGGTCAGTCAGCCGGAGCTGGACGAGCTCTATGCCCGTTTTTACCAGGATGAATTCTTTGTCCGCTGCACCGGCGGCGTACTGCCGAACATACGCCAGGTCGTCGGCAGTAACTTCTGCGATGTCGGGGCCGTGGTCGATGGACGGACAGGCCGGGTCGTCGTGGTTTCGGTCATCGACAATCTGCTCAAGGGGGCTGCTGGGCAGGCGGTGCAGAATTTCAACCTGTTGCTTGGCCTGGACGAAACGACCGGTTTGGAGGCGGTTGCCGTCTGGCCCTGA
- a CDS encoding DUF6485 family protein: MNGGCKAGIDHCSCTYTSCGKRGNCCQCVLFHRSRGEVTGCFFSPEGERSYDRSLENFVRDAARRQAAGR, encoded by the coding sequence ATGAACGGAGGTTGCAAAGCCGGAATCGACCACTGCAGCTGCACCTACACCAGCTGCGGCAAGCGGGGCAACTGCTGCCAGTGCGTCCTGTTTCACCGAAGCAGGGGGGAAGTCACCGGCTGTTTCTTTTCGCCGGAAGGGGAAAGAAGCTACGATCGTTCGCTGGAGAATTTCGTGCGCGACGCTGCGCGGCGGCAGGCGGCGGGAAGATAG
- a CDS encoding diguanylate cyclase, translating to MTGGILQRLRNLPLSGRILAPFFILLVLLGVIATLGVVYQTRKTLSDTIDSNLLAMQSTIEQAIRDREARLRSESALVSAMLEQGIDLSSLHDRKILQDMNRHRFRVLTPTDIVHTENRELRQLFKHAGKSGRERIRFLNDDRTGPALVLVRPFQTNDGHSRFLLGTEPLGKPFLSRLMRNLQGRCFLFDYNGRYLSGTTGTVPPIRLDNQQIAEISAGKKLVVPTGWERYQLFAVPLGTTDMVILAVGISTIGLTTLAGNLALGSSLTLAAALLFSGLFFSRHIRRLLAPVRELAKATETISAGNFQIEIPVRSEDELGILTRSFNTMVRQLDILYQEKIAKERELATLDQEKHYKEILEAKNAEIERVNRELRKRLKEMSALMELNRAMTSSLDLDILFERMLATIIDQFLCDRVVLFTYNPGNEELLVRKAHGIDQDLLRGVSFSLGEGITGKAALAQKIIYVADLQKDERTLGYKGRHHSRGSMVAIPLVVKQRLVGVLNLHKIETDAFSGEELKLLQAIANQAAISIDNSQLFEKARDLSNTDELTGLANRRHFQMILKREAAQARRFHSHFSLIMADIDHFKAFNDTHGHLKGDIVLKKVADILLQNTRGIDLVGRFGGEEFVILLPKTDKAGAEAAAEKLRSHILAENFPGEEKSQPGGCLTLSLGIAEYPGDSTDIYELLDMADRALYRAKENGRNCVVSWREEIHAVS from the coding sequence ATGACCGGCGGCATCCTCCAACGCCTGCGCAACCTGCCGCTGTCCGGCAGGATTCTGGCACCTTTCTTCATCCTGCTCGTTCTTCTCGGCGTCATAGCAACCCTCGGCGTCGTCTACCAGACCCGGAAAACCCTTTCCGATACCATCGACAGCAACCTGCTGGCCATGCAGTCCACCATCGAACAGGCGATCCGCGACCGGGAGGCCCGATTGCGGAGTGAATCGGCCTTGGTGAGCGCCATGCTGGAACAGGGCATCGATCTCAGTTCGCTGCATGACCGCAAAATTCTTCAGGACATGAACCGGCACCGCTTCCGCGTCCTCACGCCGACCGACATCGTTCATACAGAAAACAGGGAACTGCGCCAGCTTTTCAAACATGCCGGCAAAAGCGGACGTGAACGCATCCGCTTTCTGAACGATGACCGGACCGGTCCGGCGCTGGTACTGGTCCGCCCTTTTCAAACCAACGATGGCCACTCACGTTTTCTCCTCGGTACAGAACCCCTGGGCAAACCCTTTCTTTCGCGGCTGATGCGCAACCTTCAGGGACGCTGCTTTCTGTTTGATTACAACGGTCGCTACCTTTCCGGCACCACCGGAACCGTCCCGCCGATCCGCCTGGACAACCAGCAAATTGCCGAAATTTCGGCTGGAAAAAAACTCGTGGTTCCAACGGGGTGGGAAAGATACCAGCTTTTTGCCGTCCCCTTGGGGACGACGGACATGGTCATTCTCGCGGTCGGCATCTCGACCATAGGCCTGACGACCCTGGCCGGCAACCTGGCCCTGGGCTCCAGCCTGACCCTCGCCGCCGCCCTGCTTTTCTCGGGTCTCTTCTTCAGCCGCCACATCCGCAGGCTGCTGGCACCGGTCAGAGAGCTGGCCAAGGCCACTGAGACCATCAGCGCAGGCAACTTCCAGATCGAGATTCCGGTCAGATCCGAAGACGAACTCGGCATCCTGACCCGTTCGTTCAACACCATGGTTAGGCAGCTCGATATCCTCTACCAGGAAAAGATCGCCAAGGAGAGGGAGCTGGCCACCCTCGACCAGGAAAAACATTACAAAGAGATCCTCGAGGCGAAAAACGCGGAGATCGAAAGGGTCAACAGGGAGTTGCGCAAGCGCCTGAAGGAGATGTCTGCTCTGATGGAACTGAACCGGGCCATGACCTCGTCCCTCGACCTCGACATTCTCTTCGAACGGATGCTGGCGACCATTATCGACCAGTTTCTCTGCGACCGCGTGGTCCTCTTCACCTACAATCCGGGCAACGAGGAACTGCTGGTCCGAAAGGCGCACGGCATCGACCAGGACCTGCTGCGCGGTGTTTCATTCAGCCTGGGCGAGGGCATCACCGGCAAGGCGGCGCTGGCCCAGAAGATCATCTATGTCGCCGACCTGCAGAAGGACGAGCGCACCCTCGGCTACAAGGGGCGGCACCACTCCCGCGGCTCGATGGTCGCCATCCCGCTGGTGGTAAAGCAGCGGCTGGTAGGCGTTCTCAACCTGCACAAGATCGAAACCGATGCTTTCAGTGGCGAAGAGCTCAAGCTACTGCAGGCTATCGCCAACCAGGCCGCCATCTCCATCGACAACAGCCAACTGTTCGAAAAGGCCCGCGACCTGTCGAATACCGACGAACTGACGGGACTGGCCAACCGCCGACATTTCCAGATGATCCTCAAGCGCGAGGCGGCCCAGGCCAGGCGCTTTCATTCCCATTTCAGCCTGATCATGGCCGATATCGACCATTTCAAGGCCTTCAACGACACTCACGGCCATCTCAAGGGAGATATTGTCCTGAAGAAAGTGGCGGACATCCTGCTGCAGAACACCCGCGGCATCGACCTGGTCGGTCGCTTTGGTGGTGAGGAATTCGTGATCCTGCTGCCCAAAACGGACAAGGCGGGGGCGGAAGCGGCGGCGGAAAAACTCCGGAGCCACATCCTGGCAGAGAACTTCCCCGGCGAAGAGAAGAGTCAGCCCGGCGGCTGCCTCACGCTGTCGCTGGGCATTGCCGAATATCCGGGCGACAGCACCGATATCTACGAGCTGCTCGATATGGCCGACCGGGCACTCTATCGGGCCAAGGAAAACGGACGCAACTGCGTTGTGAGCTGGCGGGAGGAGATTCACGCCGTCTCCTGA
- a CDS encoding HD domain-containing phosphohydrolase has translation MNSLKVKILGLTTAIMVLAVGLALWHNLETQRTMLRRFADQSGRVLGETIRNSIIANMAAGQNQEVARVIERISREPAIDDIHIFDDSGRILISSRPEEVGDLVPGSELLAYRSNEHTFVHTTAGNEIHSTLVPIENAPVCHRCHDPQAKVLGILNVHLSLDEMATIQRKGKQATLVSSLALLLIMVVALSAFIIIYVDRPLRRFAKAMNHLEEGDFDDARTDITSSKEMAILSEKFNRMVDRLRELIDRTVSQEREMAIAQEKLAHHDEIQSMNITLEERLKEIEYLNITLEERIEEIEEANYKIADLASELEERNTNLQDAVNRLQALHRMGLDINATMDLDQLFTTLVHQTVETLQARIGYILLLEKDSWTLTIGAAEGIPEHIDRGMRIPMKPGGVSQWVVRNRQPLLITDIEHAREFSRVSRLGFTRETVVCAPLKSGDEIIGTMTIANRHDGQGFTSEDLELLSTIAAQASVAIKNARLYEEQEKTYLSTVQALVSAVEASDAYTRGHSERVKRYAMRLAAFMDLPAETQRKIEQAAILHDIGKIGICESLLHKTEALDKDDIHTLRQHPSIGVHILEPIRFLAHVREIILQHHERYDGSGYPCGIKGDEMLIEAKILAVADTYDAMTTDRPYRKALSHEVAIAEIREHAGTQFDPDIAQAFLAMMEQEDQASQVFAS, from the coding sequence ATGAATTCTCTCAAGGTCAAAATCCTCGGTTTGACCACCGCCATCATGGTCCTGGCAGTGGGCCTGGCACTCTGGCACAACCTGGAGACCCAGAGAACCATGCTGCGCCGTTTCGCCGACCAGAGCGGGCGGGTGCTGGGAGAGACCATCCGCAACAGCATCATTGCCAACATGGCCGCCGGCCAGAACCAGGAAGTCGCCCGGGTCATTGAACGCATCAGCCGTGAACCGGCCATCGACGACATCCATATCTTCGACGACTCCGGCCGCATTCTCATCTCCTCCAGGCCCGAAGAGGTCGGTGACCTGGTTCCGGGCAGCGAACTGCTGGCCTACCGTTCAAACGAACATACCTTTGTCCATACCACCGCCGGCAACGAAATCCACTCCACCCTCGTTCCCATCGAAAACGCCCCGGTCTGCCACCGCTGCCATGATCCCCAGGCCAAGGTTCTCGGGATTCTCAATGTCCATCTTTCCCTGGACGAAATGGCGACCATCCAGCGCAAGGGCAAGCAGGCCACACTCGTCTCCTCTCTCGCACTGCTGCTGATCATGGTCGTCGCCCTGAGCGCCTTTATCATCATCTACGTCGACCGCCCCCTGCGCCGCTTCGCCAAGGCCATGAACCATCTTGAGGAAGGCGACTTCGATGACGCCCGAACCGACATCACCAGCTCGAAGGAAATGGCGATCCTCTCGGAAAAATTCAACCGCATGGTCGACCGGCTGCGGGAACTGATCGACCGGACGGTCTCCCAGGAACGGGAGATGGCCATAGCCCAGGAGAAACTGGCGCATCACGATGAAATCCAGAGCATGAACATCACCCTCGAGGAACGGCTCAAGGAGATCGAATACCTCAACATCACCCTCGAGGAGCGCATCGAGGAGATCGAGGAAGCCAACTACAAGATCGCCGACCTGGCCAGCGAACTCGAGGAGCGCAACACCAACCTGCAGGACGCCGTCAACCGGCTGCAGGCCCTGCACCGCATGGGACTCGACATCAACGCCACCATGGATCTCGACCAGCTCTTCACCACCCTGGTCCACCAGACGGTCGAAACCCTGCAGGCAAGAATCGGATACATCCTGCTGCTGGAAAAGGATTCCTGGACCCTGACCATCGGCGCGGCCGAAGGCATCCCCGAACACATCGACCGCGGCATGCGGATCCCGATGAAACCGGGGGGCGTTTCCCAGTGGGTAGTACGCAACCGGCAGCCGCTGCTGATCACCGACATCGAACATGCCAGGGAATTCAGTCGGGTCAGCCGCCTGGGGTTCACCCGCGAAACGGTCGTCTGCGCACCGCTCAAAAGCGGCGACGAGATCATCGGCACCATGACCATCGCCAACCGTCACGACGGTCAGGGCTTTACCTCCGAAGACCTCGAACTGCTTTCCACCATCGCCGCCCAGGCGAGCGTCGCCATCAAGAACGCCCGACTCTACGAAGAGCAGGAAAAGACCTACCTGAGTACGGTACAGGCCCTGGTTTCAGCGGTCGAAGCGAGTGACGCCTACACCCGCGGGCATTCGGAACGGGTCAAACGCTATGCCATGCGACTGGCTGCCTTCATGGATCTGCCGGCCGAAACACAGCGCAAGATAGAGCAGGCGGCCATCCTGCACGACATCGGCAAGATCGGCATCTGCGAATCGCTTCTGCACAAGACAGAAGCCCTTGACAAGGACGACATCCACACTCTTCGGCAACATCCGTCCATCGGAGTCCACATCCTGGAGCCGATCCGTTTTCTCGCTCATGTCCGGGAAATCATTCTGCAGCATCACGAACGTTACGACGGCAGCGGCTATCCCTGCGGCATCAAGGGGGACGAGATGCTCATCGAGGCCAAGATTCTGGCCGTCGCCGACACCTATGACGCCATGACCACCGACCGTCCCTACCGAAAGGCCCTGAGCCACGAAGTCGCAATTGCCGAAATCAGGGAGCACGCCGGTACCCAGTTCGACCCCGATATCGCCCAGGCCTTTCTAGCCATGATGGAGCAGGAAGACCAGGCCAGTCAGGTCTTCGCGTCATGA
- a CDS encoding DUF2065 domain-containing protein yields the protein MEKLMLGFGLMLVFEGVPWFLSPERMRRFVLRLSTLPEGSLRLTGFLSMMAGLLVVYLATGG from the coding sequence ATGGAAAAACTGATGCTCGGTTTCGGCCTGATGCTGGTTTTCGAGGGAGTTCCCTGGTTCCTGTCTCCCGAACGGATGCGGCGTTTCGTCCTGCGGCTGTCGACGCTTCCGGAAGGTTCTTTGCGCCTGACGGGATTTCTGAGCATGATGGCCGGCCTGCTGGTGGTCTATCTGGCGACCGGCGGCTAG
- the queA gene encoding tRNA preQ1(34) S-adenosylmethionine ribosyltransferase-isomerase QueA: protein MRLDDFNFDLPEELIAQQPVEKRDASRLLVVDRAGDLIAHRRFPDLVDYLAAGDCLILNDTRVMPARLQGRKETGGQVEVLLVRRIGDDESWLCLTRSSRPVRPGVDIVFAPDVRAEVVRDQGDGFRILRFHCPGSFRQVLDEIGGLPLPPYIRRQPEPADWERYQTVVARNEGAVAAPTAGLHFTPEVLERIRNRGCHVCTLTLHVGIGTFLPVRCDDIRQHRMHEEFYDIPPETAATVARVRENGGRVIAVGTTVTRALEDAARKSGRVEAGCGFSDLFIYPGFEFRVVDALVTNFHLPKSTLLMLVSAFAGRERILRAYREAVALRYRFFSYGDCMLIL, encoded by the coding sequence ATGCGACTGGATGATTTCAATTTCGACCTTCCCGAGGAGCTGATCGCCCAGCAGCCGGTTGAAAAGAGGGATGCCTCCCGGCTGCTGGTGGTCGACCGGGCCGGCGACCTGATCGCTCACCGCCGGTTCCCCGATCTCGTCGATTACCTTGCTGCTGGTGATTGCCTGATTCTGAACGACACGCGGGTCATGCCGGCCCGGCTCCAGGGCAGGAAGGAGACCGGGGGGCAGGTCGAGGTCCTGCTGGTGCGCAGGATCGGCGATGACGAGAGCTGGCTCTGTCTGACCCGGTCCTCCAGACCGGTCCGGCCCGGTGTGGATATCGTTTTCGCGCCCGATGTGCGGGCCGAAGTGGTGCGAGACCAGGGGGATGGCTTCCGCATTCTTCGCTTCCATTGCCCCGGATCGTTCCGGCAGGTGCTCGACGAGATCGGCGGGCTGCCGCTCCCGCCCTATATCCGTCGCCAGCCGGAGCCGGCAGACTGGGAGCGCTACCAGACCGTTGTCGCCCGCAACGAGGGGGCGGTGGCGGCGCCGACGGCAGGGTTGCATTTTACGCCCGAGGTACTGGAGCGGATCCGGAACCGGGGCTGTCATGTATGCACCCTGACCCTCCATGTCGGCATCGGCACCTTTTTGCCGGTGCGCTGCGACGATATCCGCCAGCACCGGATGCACGAAGAGTTCTACGACATCCCGCCGGAAACGGCCGCGACTGTGGCCCGGGTCAGAGAGAACGGCGGCCGGGTGATTGCGGTCGGCACCACGGTCACACGCGCCCTTGAGGATGCAGCCAGGAAAAGTGGCCGTGTCGAAGCCGGCTGCGGCTTCAGTGACCTTTTCATCTATCCCGGTTTCGAATTCCGGGTGGTGGACGCCCTGGTCACCAACTTTCATCTGCCGAAATCGACCCTGCTGATGCTGGTGTCGGCCTTCGCCGGACGGGAGCGGATTCTGCGGGCCTACCGGGAGGCGGTTGCGCTAAGGTACAGGTTTTTCAGCTACGGAGACTGCATGCTCATCCTGTGA
- the tgt gene encoding tRNA guanosine(34) transglycosylase Tgt translates to MDRQGFHFQLLARDGETCARRGRMQTRRGVVETPVFMPVGTQATVKGMLPETLRQIGAQIILGNTYHLYLRPGHELIKRLGGLHRFMNWDGPILTDSGGFQVFSLGELRRIDEEGAVFQSHLDGSRHQLTPEKSIAIQEALGADIIMAFDECIPYPADRAYVAASTARSGRWARRCRHARREGDGAALFGIVQGGMEPDLRRRSAEELMAIGFEGYALGGLSVGEETSLMYDVMEYSLPLLPEEAPRYVMGVGTPENLIEGIARGADMFDCVMPTRNARNGVLFTSRGKISIKQARYREDERPLDENCSCYVCRHYSRAYLRHLFQANEILSSVLNTHHNLHYYLHLMASARDAIEAGRFGEFRREFHARRQNVES, encoded by the coding sequence ATGGACAGACAGGGATTTCATTTTCAGCTGCTTGCCCGGGATGGCGAGACTTGTGCCCGCAGGGGGCGGATGCAGACCCGGCGTGGCGTGGTCGAAACACCGGTCTTCATGCCGGTCGGTACCCAGGCCACTGTCAAGGGGATGCTGCCCGAGACCCTGAGGCAGATCGGCGCCCAGATCATTCTCGGCAATACCTACCATCTCTATCTGCGGCCGGGGCATGAACTCATCAAGCGCCTTGGCGGGCTGCATCGGTTCATGAACTGGGACGGTCCTATCCTGACCGACAGCGGCGGGTTTCAGGTTTTCAGCCTCGGCGAACTGCGCAGGATCGACGAGGAGGGGGCCGTGTTCCAGTCGCATCTCGACGGCAGCAGGCACCAGCTGACGCCGGAAAAGTCGATTGCCATCCAGGAGGCGCTCGGTGCCGACATCATTATGGCTTTCGACGAATGCATCCCCTATCCGGCCGACAGGGCCTATGTCGCTGCTTCCACCGCCCGTTCCGGCCGCTGGGCCCGACGGTGTCGCCATGCGCGGAGGGAAGGGGACGGCGCCGCTCTGTTCGGCATCGTGCAGGGAGGGATGGAGCCCGACCTGCGACGGCGAAGCGCCGAGGAGCTGATGGCGATCGGCTTCGAGGGATATGCACTTGGCGGACTGTCGGTCGGTGAGGAGACCTCCCTGATGTATGACGTCATGGAGTACAGCCTGCCGCTGCTTCCGGAAGAGGCTCCCCGCTATGTCATGGGGGTCGGTACGCCGGAGAACCTGATCGAGGGTATCGCCCGCGGAGCCGACATGTTCGACTGTGTCATGCCGACCCGCAACGCCCGCAACGGTGTTTTGTTCACCAGCCGCGGCAAAATCAGCATCAAGCAGGCCCGTTATCGCGAGGATGAACGCCCTCTGGACGAGAACTGCAGCTGCTATGTCTGCCGACATTACAGCCGGGCGTATCTGCGACATCTGTTTCAGGCCAATGAAATTCTTTCATCGGTATTGAATACTCACCACAATCTGCACTATTATCTGCACCTAATGGCCAGCGCCCGGGACGCGATCGAGGCCGGCCGTTTTGGCGAGTTTCGCAGAGAGTTTCATGCACGCCGACAGAATGTGGAGTCCTGA
- the yajC gene encoding preprotein translocase subunit YajC, whose protein sequence is MVSTAYAMAANGGAGAQQNPYSGIIMLVIMFAIFYFLLIRPQQKRAKQHRQLIENLKVGDQVTTAGGIHGRISALADDVVTVEIAQGVKVKFSRSSIVAVPGQNSDQ, encoded by the coding sequence ATGGTTTCAACTGCTTACGCCATGGCGGCCAACGGCGGCGCAGGAGCGCAGCAGAACCCTTACAGCGGCATCATCATGCTCGTCATCATGTTTGCCATCTTCTATTTTCTGCTCATCCGTCCGCAGCAGAAAAGGGCCAAGCAGCACCGGCAGCTGATCGAGAATCTCAAGGTCGGTGACCAGGTGACGACGGCCGGCGGCATCCATGGCCGCATCAGTGCCCTGGCTGACGACGTGGTGACCGTCGAGATCGCCCAGGGCGTCAAGGTCAAGTTCAGTCGCAGCTCCATCGTGGCCGTACCCGGACAGAACAGCGACCAGTAG